Proteins from a genomic interval of Paenibacillus sp. RC334:
- a CDS encoding Ku protein produces the protein MHTVWKGAISFGLVHVPVKMFSATEDKDISMRYIHKECGSPLSYVRKCPVCDKEVEWEEIGKGYEYEKGKFVMFDKEELEQISGQADKNIVILDFVDLQEIDPIYFQKTYYLSPDQAGSNAYKLLMNAMKDTGKIGIAQISIRSKSSLAAIRVLDECLAVETMFYPDEIRPVSQVPNLPGQEEVKEKELTMAKMLIEQLSTPFDAAKYTDQYRERLLDLIQHKVAGEEIRIAPSQPQTNVVDLMAALQASIEAVKPVVTDPGPDVKKRPARKTAATTTQQAVSGDAVSPTPIKKKRSTAKRKET, from the coding sequence ATGCATACGGTCTGGAAAGGCGCGATCAGCTTTGGGCTGGTTCATGTGCCCGTTAAGATGTTTTCGGCTACAGAGGATAAAGATATTTCCATGCGTTATATTCACAAGGAATGCGGAAGTCCGCTCAGTTATGTACGAAAGTGTCCCGTTTGTGACAAGGAGGTCGAATGGGAGGAAATTGGAAAAGGCTATGAATACGAAAAAGGGAAATTTGTCATGTTCGATAAAGAGGAACTGGAGCAAATCAGCGGACAAGCAGATAAAAATATCGTCATTTTGGATTTTGTGGATTTGCAGGAGATTGATCCGATTTATTTTCAAAAAACGTATTATTTGTCCCCGGATCAGGCAGGCTCCAATGCTTACAAGCTTCTTATGAATGCGATGAAGGATACCGGAAAAATTGGTATTGCCCAAATCTCGATCCGCTCCAAAAGCAGTCTGGCGGCTATTCGTGTGCTGGATGAATGCTTGGCGGTGGAGACGATGTTTTACCCGGATGAAATTCGCCCAGTGTCCCAGGTTCCTAATCTGCCGGGGCAGGAGGAAGTTAAAGAGAAGGAACTGACCATGGCAAAAATGTTAATTGAGCAGCTATCTACACCTTTTGATGCAGCAAAATATACGGACCAGTACCGCGAGCGGCTGCTGGATCTCATTCAGCATAAAGTGGCTGGAGAAGAGATCCGAATCGCCCCGTCGCAGCCGCAGACCAATGTCGTGGACCTGATGGCTGCACTCCAGGCCAGCATCGAGGCAGTGAAGCCTGTCGTTACCGATCCCGGCCCTGACGTGAAAAAACGCCCTGCGCGTAAAACAGCAGCCACAACAACACAACAAGCAGTGTCAGGAGATGCCGTTTCCCCAACTCCGATCAAAAAGAAAAGAAGCACAGCCAAACGCAAGGAAACCTGA